A genomic segment from Microaerobacter geothermalis encodes:
- a CDS encoding methyl-accepting chemotaxis protein, whose translation MIQYLIGYLKGFIYLEDLISMGVLMMMIDDKKILNDIINTAPMIQQLIPEDCAIAICSLNQLEAYFPGRKMNHGVKVGDPLLPTSGMGQAIFSGKKLMTKVGSELFGFPYLVTALPIRNLDGTVIGGISLSMSLEREDKLLNMAKKLHNTMQVVNQTSATLSAGSQELSSIGHIWSSLMLKTSDATRESEEIVKRIKEIAQKTNILALNSSIEAARHGERGRVFRVVADEMRNLALLVNQSAVEMENDLETIRNTYLEVKEQIAELEQIAIELAKGAEGLIEQVEEMDHLASRILEFSDIGL comes from the coding sequence ATGATTCAGTATTTAATTGGATATCTGAAGGGCTTTATTTATCTAGAAGACCTGATTTCCATGGGGGTGTTGATGATGATGATCGATGATAAAAAAATTCTAAATGATATCATAAATACTGCACCCATGATTCAGCAACTGATACCTGAGGATTGCGCCATTGCCATTTGCAGCTTAAATCAATTGGAAGCCTATTTTCCCGGAAGAAAGATGAACCATGGGGTAAAAGTTGGCGATCCTTTATTGCCAACCTCGGGTATGGGGCAAGCCATATTTTCAGGGAAGAAGCTGATGACAAAAGTAGGTTCAGAATTGTTCGGTTTTCCCTATTTAGTGACCGCCCTTCCCATTAGAAATTTGGATGGTACGGTTATTGGTGGAATTTCTCTTTCTATGTCCTTGGAACGGGAAGACAAATTACTAAATATGGCAAAAAAATTACATAATACCATGCAGGTAGTCAATCAAACGTCTGCAACCCTTTCAGCCGGTTCTCAGGAATTATCATCCATTGGACACATTTGGTCTAGTTTAATGTTAAAAACCTCCGACGCCACTCGGGAATCTGAAGAAATTGTAAAAAGAATAAAAGAAATAGCCCAAAAGACCAATATTCTTGCGTTAAACAGCAGTATAGAAGCAGCAAGACATGGAGAGAGGGGAAGGGTTTTTCGGGTTGTGGCTGATGAAATGAGAAATCTGGCTTTATTGGTTAACCAATCAGCTGTTGAAATGGAAAACGACTTAGAAACTATAAGGAATACTTATTTAGAAGTGAAAGAACAGATTGCAGAACTTGAGCAGATTGCCATAGAATTGGCTAAGGGCGCTGAAGGATTAATTGAACAGGTGGAAGAAATGGATCACTTAGCGTCAAGAATACTGGAATTTAGTGATATTGGTTTATGA
- the fabG gene encoding 3-oxoacyl-ACP reductase FabG, translated as MSTIEKEDGIQIGKRLHNKVAIITGGANGIGRETAFQFVREGAKVVLADFDQAAGEEVLNQLTAQGAAAIFQKVDVSKVESVKQMVETALNTYGKIDILINNAGITRDGMLTKLTPEQWQTVIDVNLSGVFYCTQAVITHMIEQGKGKIINTSSISGVYGNIGQTNYAATKAGVVGMTKTWAKELGRKGICVNAVAPGFIETGMTAKVPEKVIEKMIEKIPLQRLGKPSDIAKAYLFLASDDSDYVNGTVLHVDGGIMI; from the coding sequence ATGAGTACAATAGAGAAAGAAGACGGTATTCAGATTGGAAAGAGACTTCACAACAAAGTGGCGATTATTACAGGTGGAGCTAACGGTATTGGCAGGGAAACTGCCTTTCAATTTGTCCGGGAAGGGGCCAAGGTGGTATTGGCAGATTTTGATCAAGCTGCCGGTGAAGAGGTTTTGAATCAGTTAACGGCACAAGGGGCTGCTGCCATCTTTCAAAAAGTGGATGTTTCCAAGGTGGAAAGTGTTAAGCAAATGGTGGAAACTGCATTAAACACATACGGCAAAATCGATATTCTGATCAACAATGCCGGAATTACCAGGGATGGTATGCTGACGAAATTAACGCCGGAACAGTGGCAGACGGTGATTGATGTCAATTTAAGCGGTGTCTTTTACTGTACCCAAGCGGTTATTACCCATATGATTGAACAGGGGAAGGGAAAAATTATTAATACCTCTTCCATTTCAGGAGTATACGGAAATATTGGGCAAACCAATTATGCAGCCACCAAGGCTGGTGTTGTAGGAATGACCAAGACCTGGGCCAAGGAATTGGGACGGAAGGGGATTTGTGTCAATGCGGTAGCTCCTGGGTTTATTGAAACAGGAATGACGGCGAAGGTACCGGAAAAAGTGATAGAAAAGATGATCGAGAAAATTCCGCTGCAGCGTTTGGGTAAGCCCTCGGATATTGCGAAGGCGTATCTATTTCTCGCTTCCGATGATTCCGACTATGTCAATGGTACGGTATTGCATGTGGATGGCGGGATCATGATTTAA
- the phaZ gene encoding intracellular short-chain-length polyhydroxyalkanoate depolymerase: MINLKSINLDNGETLGYREREGGEKVLVLIHGNMTSSKHWDLVMENIDPGFKVYAVDLRGFGISTYNKPIDSLKDFSDDVKLFVDALGLKDFALMGWSTGGGVSMQFVADHPGYVNRLILLASASTRGYPFYRSDKNGMPLLDQRLNTKEDIAADQARTIPILTAYENRDKNFLKALWNAVIYTRHQPDEARYDAYLEDMLTQRNLVDVYYALNSFNISNQHNGLVEGTGDVANIQVPTLVLWGRNDLVVTEQMTLEIMEDMGPNARLVYLEGCGHSPLVDDLDQLLNEVTNFLD; encoded by the coding sequence TTGATTAATCTTAAATCTATTAATCTGGACAATGGGGAGACCCTTGGTTATCGTGAGAGAGAAGGGGGGGAGAAAGTTCTGGTTCTGATTCATGGAAATATGACATCCTCAAAGCATTGGGATCTGGTGATGGAAAATATCGATCCCGGGTTTAAGGTATATGCCGTGGATCTTCGTGGTTTTGGAATTTCTACCTATAACAAACCGATCGATTCACTAAAGGATTTTTCTGATGATGTGAAATTATTTGTTGATGCACTGGGCCTGAAAGATTTTGCATTGATGGGCTGGTCTACAGGGGGCGGGGTTTCCATGCAGTTTGTTGCAGATCATCCTGGTTATGTTAATCGACTGATCTTGCTTGCTTCTGCCTCCACCAGAGGATATCCTTTTTACCGGTCTGATAAAAACGGAATGCCGTTGTTGGATCAGCGGCTAAATACCAAAGAGGATATTGCTGCTGATCAAGCGAGGACTATACCTATACTCACGGCTTATGAAAACAGGGACAAGAATTTTCTGAAGGCGCTTTGGAACGCGGTCATTTATACCCGTCACCAGCCGGATGAAGCCAGATATGATGCCTATCTGGAAGATATGCTTACCCAGCGGAATCTGGTGGATGTGTATTATGCTTTAAATTCGTTTAATATAAGCAATCAGCATAACGGGCTTGTTGAAGGAACAGGTGATGTAGCCAACATTCAGGTTCCCACCCTTGTTTTATGGGGAAGAAATGATCTAGTGGTAACGGAACAAATGACCTTGGAAATCATGGAGGACATGGGGCCAAATGCCAGGTTGGTCTATTTGGAGGGTTGCGGGCACTCTCCGTTAGTAGATGATTTGGACCAGTTGCTAAATGAGGTCACTAATTTTTTAGATTAA
- a CDS encoding 3-oxoacyl-ACP synthase: MSEPSVPIGIGIVSTGIYIPKTFMTSRQIAEEAGLPQEVVENKLGIRKKPIPDRDDHTCEMGIRAARLAIEKAGIDPGEIDLVIYIGEEHKEYLLWTAGIKLQHEVGAVNAWAFDVALRCGTTVMALKMAKDMMRSDPSIHTVLLAGGYRNCDYIDYKNPRTRFMYNLAAGGGAIILQKGYPRNQVLESHLITDGSFSEDVVVVAGGTKRPISVEAIEKRLNYLDVTDPEGMKQRLEQKTMDHFLNVIRMSLEKSGYQEKDIRYLAILHMKKSAHDHVLRELGLSEEQSIYLSDYGHIGQIDQILSLELGLKEGRIRDGDVVVLVSAGIGYAWGATTIRWG; encoded by the coding sequence ATGAGTGAACCATCTGTGCCCATTGGCATTGGTATCGTAAGCACAGGGATATATATTCCGAAAACCTTTATGACGAGCCGTCAGATTGCCGAAGAAGCAGGTCTTCCTCAAGAAGTTGTGGAAAACAAGCTGGGAATCAGGAAAAAACCTATACCGGACAGGGATGACCACACTTGCGAAATGGGGATTCGAGCCGCCCGTCTGGCCATTGAAAAGGCCGGGATCGATCCAGGGGAAATTGACCTTGTGATCTACATTGGAGAAGAGCATAAAGAATATCTGTTATGGACCGCTGGAATAAAATTGCAGCATGAGGTGGGAGCCGTCAATGCATGGGCCTTTGATGTGGCTCTCCGGTGCGGAACGACAGTCATGGCGCTTAAAATGGCCAAGGATATGATGAGGTCAGACCCATCCATTCATACCGTGCTGCTGGCCGGGGGTTATCGCAACTGCGACTATATCGATTACAAAAATCCAAGAACCCGATTTATGTATAACCTGGCTGCAGGAGGGGGAGCGATCATCCTGCAAAAAGGATATCCTCGGAATCAGGTTCTGGAAAGCCATTTGATAACGGACGGTTCATTTTCGGAAGATGTCGTTGTGGTTGCCGGTGGAACGAAAAGGCCGATTTCAGTAGAAGCCATTGAAAAGCGATTAAACTACCTGGATGTCACTGATCCTGAAGGCATGAAGCAGCGGCTGGAGCAAAAGACGATGGATCATTTTCTGAATGTCATCCGTATGTCCCTTGAAAAAAGCGGATACCAGGAGAAAGATATCCGTTATTTAGCAATTCTCCACATGAAGAAATCGGCCCATGATCATGTATTAAGGGAATTGGGACTATCCGAAGAACAATCCATCTATTTAAGCGATTATGGACATATTGGACAAATCGATCAAATTCTTTCCCTGGAACTGGGGCTGAAGGAAGGAAGGATAAGGGATGGGGATGTGGTAGTCCTGGTAAGTGCCGGAATCGGTTATGCCTGGGGAGCCACTACCATCAGGTGGGGTTAG
- a CDS encoding branched-chain amino acid ABC transporter permease — protein sequence MRFLTKSNLFLIFVGVLLILFPFINDSRSLLILLTQVFIFAAFAMSYDLLLGYTGIVSFGHAMFFGIGAYSTGIMLKKMDNTIGFFLLSLVITILLTALLSYVVGILSLRLKSHFYAMLTLSFSGLFLVVAEKWRSLTMGNDGFTFSIPAVFKDRIVFYFISFFFMVMVLLFLRRFTESPLGRILQAIRENEQRTESLGYTVLHYKVIASIVSGVIAGLSGSMYAITLRFVNTAVFGIDVTLDALLMTIIGGVGTLFGAIIGAGLIDFAHHWLTGLAKVYWIFERWIIFFGILYILTVMFFPLGIVGTAKHWWKRRKIKGEIQMKKTA from the coding sequence ATGCGATTCTTAACCAAATCAAACCTCTTTTTAATCTTTGTCGGTGTGCTGCTTATTTTATTTCCATTTATAAACGACTCAAGAAGTCTGTTGATTTTATTAACACAGGTATTCATTTTTGCCGCTTTTGCCATGAGCTATGACTTGCTTTTGGGATATACGGGAATTGTATCCTTCGGTCATGCCATGTTCTTCGGAATCGGTGCTTATTCTACCGGGATAATGCTGAAAAAAATGGATAACACCATTGGTTTTTTTCTGTTATCACTGGTGATCACGATTCTTTTGACCGCTCTGCTCAGTTACGTAGTGGGGATTCTCTCCCTTCGGTTAAAGAGCCACTTCTATGCCATGCTGACCCTCTCTTTTTCCGGGTTGTTCCTGGTGGTTGCCGAGAAGTGGAGATCCCTAACCATGGGTAATGATGGATTCACCTTTTCAATTCCTGCCGTATTTAAAGATAGAATCGTCTTTTATTTCATTTCATTTTTCTTTATGGTCATGGTGCTGTTGTTTCTTAGACGATTTACAGAATCTCCTTTGGGGAGGATCTTGCAGGCGATACGGGAGAATGAGCAAAGGACGGAATCCCTTGGGTATACCGTGCTTCACTACAAAGTCATCGCCAGCATTGTGTCAGGGGTGATTGCCGGGTTAAGCGGCTCGATGTATGCCATTACCCTTCGTTTTGTAAATACCGCAGTCTTTGGCATTGATGTTACTCTGGACGCGCTGCTGATGACCATCATCGGCGGGGTGGGGACATTATTTGGAGCCATTATCGGTGCTGGGTTAATCGATTTTGCCCATCACTGGTTAACGGGATTGGCCAAGGTTTACTGGATTTTTGAGCGCTGGATCATCTTCTTTGGCATTCTTTATATTCTCACGGTGATGTTCTTCCCCTTGGGAATTGTGGGTACGGCGAAGCATTGGTGGAAAAGGAGAAAAATAAAGGGCGAAATCCAGATGAAAAAAACGGCGTAG
- a CDS encoding branched-chain amino acid ABC transporter permease: MDVILNLTINGLATGMLIFLLAVGLTLIFGLMDVLNFAHGGLFAWGAYSGIWLYSQTGSFMIGIAGAIITGIILGWLMERYIVQPVYGNHIQQILITLGVMLVLSEMLKVVWGPNQLSARPPGYLDGSWSMGGVILIKYRLFIIIIGVLVFIGLQYLLNRTRLGLIVRAGVMNKEMVQALGINIKKIFVLVFMLGSALAALGGVLLGPYSGVIYAEMGMEFAILAFIVVIIGGMGSITGSALAAILVGLSGAFMAYYVPDAALAVNMLLMAVVLIFKPSGLFDGQKA; encoded by the coding sequence ATGGATGTAATTTTAAATCTGACAATCAACGGCCTCGCCACAGGTATGCTGATATTCCTTTTGGCTGTAGGCTTAACCTTGATTTTTGGATTAATGGATGTCCTGAACTTTGCTCACGGAGGTCTGTTTGCATGGGGAGCCTATTCAGGAATCTGGCTATATTCGCAAACTGGCAGTTTCATGATCGGCATTGCAGGGGCGATCATTACAGGGATTATTTTAGGGTGGCTGATGGAACGGTATATCGTTCAGCCCGTGTACGGGAATCATATTCAGCAGATTTTAATCACTTTGGGGGTCATGCTGGTATTAAGTGAAATGCTGAAAGTGGTGTGGGGGCCTAATCAGTTAAGTGCCCGTCCCCCTGGATACCTGGATGGAAGCTGGTCAATGGGAGGGGTCATTTTAATCAAGTATCGTCTCTTTATCATTATCATCGGAGTCCTGGTTTTTATCGGTCTGCAATATTTGTTAAACCGGACCAGGCTTGGTTTGATCGTTCGGGCGGGGGTCATGAATAAGGAAATGGTACAGGCTTTAGGAATCAACATCAAAAAAATCTTTGTCCTGGTGTTTATGCTGGGTTCCGCATTAGCTGCCTTAGGAGGTGTGCTCCTTGGACCCTATTCCGGGGTTATCTATGCCGAAATGGGAATGGAATTTGCCATTCTTGCGTTTATTGTCGTCATTATTGGAGGAATGGGCAGCATAACGGGATCGGCATTGGCAGCGATTCTGGTTGGACTTTCTGGGGCTTTTATGGCTTATTATGTACCGGATGCAGCCCTTGCCGTTAACATGCTGTTAATGGCCGTTGTCCTCATCTTTAAACCTTCCGGTTTATTCGACGGTCAAAAGGCATAA
- a CDS encoding ABC transporter ATP-binding protein, whose translation MMLLKVEQIETYIDQYHILQGISFEVVKGEVTVLLGRNGAGKTTTLRSIMGLNPIAKGKIRFKDEEIHALPTYTIAQKGIGYVPEDQGIFGQLTVEENMKVAMKKNDEYAMERQEWILNLFPDLKTFWRRKGGNLSGGQKQMLAIARAYVNDNDLLLIDEPSKGLAPIVVEKVMESIAEMKHKTTVLLVEQNFYMASTIGDRFYIIDDGRTVHHGLMDELKQDDMLKKQYLGIA comes from the coding sequence ATGATGCTTCTTAAGGTGGAACAAATTGAGACTTATATTGATCAATACCATATTTTACAAGGAATATCTTTTGAGGTGGTAAAGGGAGAAGTTACCGTTCTCCTGGGACGAAATGGAGCCGGAAAGACAACAACTCTTCGTTCCATTATGGGGCTAAATCCTATCGCTAAAGGTAAGATTCGTTTCAAAGATGAAGAGATCCATGCTTTACCCACTTACACCATTGCTCAAAAAGGGATAGGTTACGTACCGGAAGACCAAGGAATCTTTGGCCAATTAACGGTTGAGGAAAATATGAAAGTAGCCATGAAGAAAAATGATGAATATGCCATGGAAAGACAGGAGTGGATTCTTAACCTATTTCCTGATTTAAAAACCTTCTGGAGAAGGAAAGGTGGGAATTTGAGCGGAGGGCAAAAGCAAATGCTGGCGATTGCCAGAGCATATGTTAATGACAATGATCTTTTATTAATTGATGAACCTAGTAAAGGATTAGCTCCTATTGTCGTGGAGAAAGTCATGGAGTCGATTGCCGAGATGAAGCATAAGACGACCGTTTTGCTGGTTGAACAAAATTTTTATATGGCCAGCACCATTGGTGACCGTTTTTATATCATTGATGACGGCAGAACTGTCCATCATGGCCTGATGGATGAATTAAAACAGGATGACATGTTGAAAAAGCAATATTTAGGAATTGCCTGA
- a CDS encoding ABC transporter ATP-binding protein: MSLILETKNLTISFGGHVAVNRVNLKIPAKKFTSIIGPNGAGKTTLFNLLSGQLKPTEGKVFFKGTDITDLSPPSRTRLGIGRSFQITNVFPNLTVLENVRLAVQSQAGVRYQMMSHFKKYHQFEEKAHELLKTVLLEEKWDALSKNLAHGEKRKLEIAMLLALETEVLLLDEPTAGMSLEEVPTILQVIRNIKKEGKRTIVLIEHKMDMVLDLSDSLTVLFNGKLIADGSPQEIMDNDLVQSAYLGGLYDAS; the protein is encoded by the coding sequence ATGAGTTTGATACTAGAAACAAAAAACTTAACCATTTCCTTTGGCGGCCATGTTGCGGTAAACCGTGTAAATTTGAAGATACCCGCAAAAAAATTTACATCCATTATCGGGCCGAATGGTGCCGGGAAAACGACACTGTTTAACCTGTTAAGTGGACAGCTCAAACCAACCGAGGGAAAGGTGTTCTTTAAGGGGACAGATATCACGGATCTGTCCCCGCCTTCTAGAACCCGGTTGGGAATTGGCCGCTCTTTTCAAATTACCAACGTATTTCCCAATCTGACGGTACTGGAGAATGTTCGTCTGGCGGTTCAGTCCCAGGCTGGTGTCCGCTATCAGATGATGTCTCATTTTAAGAAGTATCATCAATTTGAAGAAAAAGCACATGAACTGTTAAAAACGGTTCTGCTTGAGGAAAAATGGGATGCTTTGTCCAAGAATTTAGCCCATGGTGAAAAAAGAAAGCTGGAAATTGCGATGCTTCTTGCACTGGAAACAGAAGTGCTGCTGCTGGATGAGCCAACGGCGGGAATGTCTTTGGAAGAAGTGCCGACCATCCTTCAGGTGATCCGAAATATTAAAAAGGAAGGGAAACGGACGATTGTGCTGATCGAGCATAAGATGGATATGGTTTTGGATTTGTCCGACAGTCTGACCGTTCTTTTTAACGGAAAACTGATTGCAGACGGCTCTCCCCAGGAAATCATGGACAACGATCTGGTGCAATCTGCGTATTTGGGGGGCTTGTATGATGCTTCTTAA
- a CDS encoding substrate-binding domain-containing protein, producing the protein MFQKKTVKLGVYVLILLIAVFLTACGSSKTSSTDQGSSGSNSSPSTEAGSSTASSSNNDSAKEDKEPIKIGVLASLTGALEIYGKQTLKGFELGLDYATDGTRTVNGRPIQFIVEDTETKPDVAVQKATKLLEEDKVDFLVGATSSGDTLAVLPLAEEYETVMVVEPAVADSITGANWNKYIFRTARNSSQDAVAGAAAIAKEGVKIATLAPDYSFGRDGVAAFKEAAEKLGATIVLEEFADPKATDFTANIQKILNVKPDYLYVIWAGANTPWTQLADMKVQEQGIKLSTGAPNIAALKTMGAAVGMEGFTVYHYTLPNNKVNDWLVEEHKKRFNGEVPDLFTPGGMSAAIAIVEAVKKVNGDVSDTDALISAMEGMSFETPKGTMTFRPEDHQALQTMYAIRLENKEGFDYPVPVLIRELSPEETAPPVRNQK; encoded by the coding sequence ATGTTTCAGAAAAAAACTGTGAAATTGGGTGTTTATGTTTTAATCCTTTTGATCGCAGTTTTTCTAACCGCTTGCGGAAGTTCTAAGACCTCAAGTACAGATCAAGGAAGCAGCGGTTCAAACTCCAGTCCCAGTACTGAAGCAGGTTCAAGCACCGCTTCAAGCAGCAATAATGATAGTGCCAAGGAGGATAAAGAGCCTATCAAAATCGGTGTGTTGGCCTCATTAACAGGAGCATTGGAGATATACGGAAAACAAACATTAAAAGGGTTTGAGTTGGGATTGGATTATGCCACGGATGGCACAAGAACCGTTAATGGACGCCCTATTCAATTTATTGTAGAAGATACGGAAACAAAACCGGATGTGGCTGTTCAGAAAGCCACCAAGCTCCTTGAAGAAGATAAGGTAGATTTCCTGGTTGGAGCTACGAGCTCGGGGGATACGCTAGCTGTTCTTCCGTTGGCAGAGGAATATGAAACTGTAATGGTTGTTGAACCAGCAGTGGCAGATAGCATAACAGGTGCAAACTGGAACAAGTATATTTTCCGGACCGCCCGCAACTCCTCCCAGGATGCAGTGGCTGGAGCAGCAGCCATTGCCAAAGAGGGTGTGAAAATCGCTACTCTGGCGCCAGATTATTCCTTTGGTCGTGACGGAGTGGCAGCATTTAAAGAAGCAGCCGAAAAATTAGGAGCAACTATTGTTCTTGAAGAATTTGCCGATCCGAAGGCGACTGACTTTACGGCAAATATTCAAAAGATTCTTAATGTAAAACCGGATTATCTATATGTCATTTGGGCAGGAGCCAATACCCCCTGGACCCAGCTTGCCGATATGAAGGTGCAAGAACAAGGCATTAAGTTATCTACCGGGGCCCCAAATATTGCTGCATTAAAAACCATGGGGGCTGCCGTTGGAATGGAAGGATTTACGGTTTATCACTATACTCTTCCAAATAACAAAGTAAATGATTGGCTTGTGGAAGAGCATAAGAAGCGTTTTAACGGTGAAGTACCAGATTTATTTACTCCAGGTGGCATGTCTGCGGCTATAGCCATTGTAGAGGCTGTAAAGAAAGTAAACGGAGATGTCAGTGATACAGATGCCCTTATTTCAGCCATGGAAGGAATGTCCTTTGAAACTCCCAAGGGAACCATGACATTCCGACCTGAAGACCATCAGGCCCTTCAAACCATGTATGCCATCAGATTGGAAAACAAGGAAGGATTTGATTATCCGGTGCCGGTATTGATTCGAGAACTTTCTCCGGAAGAAACGGCACCCCCTGTTCGAAATCAAAAATAA
- a CDS encoding 3-oxoacyl-ACP synthase, which translates to MAVGIAETGVYFPPEIETARDLSEKTGLPEDVILHKFGLRQKHVSDSSIHASDMAIFAGRSILEKIDPLDIDVIIYFGSPHKDYPVWSCAPKIQHELGAKNAYAFEMMNVSSCFPIALKVAKDMIVADHSIKSILLVGGCKESQIIDYNNERSRFMFNFADGGAAALVKRGIEKNRILGSSILTDGSFYDDVKVPAGGSVNPANTETVQNRLHYIDVKNPLDMKERLDPVSIPNFVSVVKKAVENSGYSLNDIDFLLPLHTKKSMFLQLLEQLGLREEQAIYLDEYGHMSALDPCIGLHFAEQQGMLKKGDLIVAVSAGTGYTWAATVIQWNV; encoded by the coding sequence ATTGCTGTAGGTATTGCCGAAACCGGAGTCTACTTTCCTCCGGAAATCGAAACGGCACGGGATTTATCTGAGAAAACTGGGCTTCCAGAAGATGTAATCCTCCATAAATTCGGGCTCAGACAAAAGCATGTCTCCGATTCCTCCATCCATGCCTCGGATATGGCCATCTTTGCTGGACGGTCCATTTTGGAAAAAATTGATCCCTTGGATATTGATGTCATCATATACTTTGGAAGCCCTCACAAAGATTATCCCGTTTGGTCATGTGCACCGAAAATTCAACATGAACTTGGTGCCAAAAATGCCTATGCTTTTGAAATGATGAATGTAAGTTCCTGTTTTCCGATTGCACTAAAGGTGGCCAAAGATATGATTGTGGCAGACCACTCTATTAAAAGCATTCTCTTGGTAGGGGGGTGTAAAGAATCGCAAATTATTGATTACAACAATGAACGGTCCAGATTTATGTTTAATTTTGCCGATGGGGGAGCAGCAGCTCTGGTGAAGCGGGGAATTGAAAAAAACAGGATTCTTGGTTCCAGCATTCTGACTGACGGTTCCTTTTATGATGATGTAAAAGTTCCGGCCGGCGGATCGGTAAATCCTGCAAATACTGAAACGGTACAAAATAGGCTTCACTACATAGATGTGAAAAACCCGCTGGACATGAAAGAAAGATTAGACCCCGTTTCCATTCCCAATTTTGTTTCCGTGGTAAAAAAAGCTGTGGAAAACAGCGGGTATTCATTAAATGATATTGATTTTCTATTGCCTCTCCATACAAAGAAATCGATGTTTCTTCAATTATTGGAACAGTTGGGACTGCGGGAAGAACAGGCTATTTATCTTGATGAATATGGCCATATGTCTGCCCTTGATCCTTGTATCGGGCTGCACTTTGCAGAGCAGCAAGGGATGCTGAAAAAGGGTGATTTGATTGTTGCCGTAAGTGCTGGTACGGGATATACCTGGGCTGCTACAGTGATTCAATGGAATGTATAA